A region from the Rosa rugosa chromosome 6, drRosRugo1.1, whole genome shotgun sequence genome encodes:
- the LOC133717614 gene encoding protein NRT1/ PTR FAMILY 5.4-like isoform X2 produces the protein MDSSGSPHGHHHDEDIEENIISQQNPSKGGWTAAIFIIFVEMAERFAYYGMSGNLITYLTNELEEPIPMAAKNVNTWTGVSALLPLLGAFIADSFLGRFTTILVSSIIYCMGMSLLTVTVSVVPLHLRKAMFFVALYILSVGLAGHKPCVQTFAADQFSEDSPEERKAKSSFFNWWYLGIIVAGSAAILVVIYIQDNVSWAAGFGIMTGSMVVALILFLLGIKKYRKQGPLGSPFPKVAQVFVAAVRKRHTEVTTGDSSGVYFRDDTSPQQPLSSVHTNQFRFLDKAMVIDHLDASSETRNPWRLCSLNQVEQVKLLLRLIPIWMCCLMFAVVQSFVQTFFTKQGSTMIRSIGSFQIPQASLLIFVGLTIIVVIPIYDRVFVPTARKFTGHPSAVVEAKRVKILGDHNLLDNPKAIVPMRVWWLVPQYVISGLSDVFAFVGIQELFYDQMPEAMRSLGAAFYLSVTGVGNFISSGIITLVQVISSKYGEKWISDNIDRAHLDYFYWVIAALSTLNLCIYVWIAKGFLYKKS, from the exons ATGGACAGCTCTGGCTCTCCACACGGGCATCATCATGACGAAGATATTGAGGAAAACATCATCAGCCAACAAAATCCTTCGAAAGGAGGCTGGACTGCTGCCATCTTCATCATCT TTGTCGAAATGGCAGAGAGATTTGCTTACTATGGTATGTCTGGTAACCTCATCACCTACCTCACAAACGAACTCGAGGAACCAATTCCTATGGCTGCCAAAAACGTCAACACTTGGACTGGTGTCTCGGCTCTCTTACCTCTTCTCGGAGCCTTCATAGCCGATTCCTTTCTCGGTCGATTCACCACCATCCTTGTCTCCTCCATTATTTACTGCATG GGAATGAGTTTGTTGACCGTAACAGTTTCGGTTGTTCCACTGCATTTGCGCAAAGCAATGTTCTTTGTGGCACTTTACATATTGTCAGTTGGGCTAGCCGGGCACAAACCATGTGTGCAGACGTTTGCGGCGGACCAGTTTTCTGAGGACTCGCCAGAGGAAAGAAAGGCAAAAAGCTCCTTCTTCAACTGGTGGTACCTGGGGATTATTGTTGCTGGCTCTGCTGCCATATTGGTAGTCATATATATCCAG GACAATGTAAGCTGGGCGGCAGGATTTGGAATAATGACAGGTTCCATGGTGGTGGCACTAATTTTATTTCTGTTGGGAATCAAGAAATACCGAAAGCAAGGACCCCTAGGCAGTCCCTTCCCCAAGGTGGCTCAGGTCTTTGTCGCAGCCGTCAGGAAGCGGCACACCGAGGTCACTACCGGTGACAGTTCGGGTGTGTACTTCAGAGATGACACAAGTCCGCAACAGCCACTTTCTTCCGTACATACCAACCAATTCAG ATTTTTGGACAAGGCAATGGTCATTGACCACTTGGATGCTTCAAGCGAGACCAGAAATCCTTGGAGACTATGTTCACTAAATCAAGTGGAACAAGTAAAGCTCCTCCTACGCCTCATTCCCATATGGATGTGCTGCTTAATGTTTGCTGTAGTCCAGTCATTTGTGCAGACCTTCTTcaccaaacaaggaagcacaaTGATCCGGTCAATAGGTTCATTTCAGATTCCCCAAGCTTCCCTCCTAATCTTCGTTGGTCTCACCATCATAGTTGTCATTCCAATCTACGACCGTGTTTTTGTCCCAACTGCCCGAAAATTCACCGGACATCCCTCAG CTGTGGTAGAAGCCAAAAGGGTAAAGATTTTAGGAGATCACAACCTCCTGGACAATCCGAAAGCAATTGTTCCAATGAGAGTGTGGTGGTTAGTTCCTCAGTATGTGATATCTGGTTTGTCTGATGTATTTGCGTTTGTTGGAATCCAAGAGTTGTTCTATGATCAAATGCCGGAGGCAATGAGAAGCTTGGGAGCAGCATTTTACCTCAGCGTCACCGGAGTTGGAAACTTCATAAGCAGTGGGATAATAACGTTGGTTCAAGTAATTAGCTCTAAGTATGGTGAAAAATGGATTAGTGACAATATCGATCGCGCACACCTCGATTACTTTTACTGGGTAATTGCAGCTCTGAGCACATTGAATTTGTGCATTTACGTGTGGATTGCTAAAGGATTTCTATACAAAAAAAGTTGA
- the LOC133717614 gene encoding protein NRT1/ PTR FAMILY 5.4-like isoform X1 yields MDSSGSPHGHHHDEDIEENIISQQNPSKGGWTAAIFIIFVEMAERFAYYGMSGNLITYLTNELEEPIPMAAKNVNTWTGVSALLPLLGAFIADSFLGRFTTILVSSIIYCMGMSLLTVTVSVVPLHLRKAMFFVALYILSVGLAGHKPCVQTFAADQFSEDSPEERKAKSSFFNWWYLGIIVAGSAAILVVIYIQDNVSWAAGFGIMTGSMVVALILFLLGIKKYRKQGPLGSPFPKVAQVFVAAVRKRHTEVTTGDSSGVYFRDDTSPQQPLSSVHTNQFRFLDKAMVIDHLDASSETRNPWRLCSLNQVEQVKLLLRLIPIWMCCLMFAVVQSFVQTFFTKQGSTMIRSIGSFQIPQASLLIFVGLTIIVVIPIYDRVFVPTARKFTGHPSGITMLQRIGTGLLISIITMVVAAVVEAKRVKILGDHNLLDNPKAIVPMRVWWLVPQYVISGLSDVFAFVGIQELFYDQMPEAMRSLGAAFYLSVTGVGNFISSGIITLVQVISSKYGEKWISDNIDRAHLDYFYWVIAALSTLNLCIYVWIAKGFLYKKS; encoded by the exons ATGGACAGCTCTGGCTCTCCACACGGGCATCATCATGACGAAGATATTGAGGAAAACATCATCAGCCAACAAAATCCTTCGAAAGGAGGCTGGACTGCTGCCATCTTCATCATCT TTGTCGAAATGGCAGAGAGATTTGCTTACTATGGTATGTCTGGTAACCTCATCACCTACCTCACAAACGAACTCGAGGAACCAATTCCTATGGCTGCCAAAAACGTCAACACTTGGACTGGTGTCTCGGCTCTCTTACCTCTTCTCGGAGCCTTCATAGCCGATTCCTTTCTCGGTCGATTCACCACCATCCTTGTCTCCTCCATTATTTACTGCATG GGAATGAGTTTGTTGACCGTAACAGTTTCGGTTGTTCCACTGCATTTGCGCAAAGCAATGTTCTTTGTGGCACTTTACATATTGTCAGTTGGGCTAGCCGGGCACAAACCATGTGTGCAGACGTTTGCGGCGGACCAGTTTTCTGAGGACTCGCCAGAGGAAAGAAAGGCAAAAAGCTCCTTCTTCAACTGGTGGTACCTGGGGATTATTGTTGCTGGCTCTGCTGCCATATTGGTAGTCATATATATCCAG GACAATGTAAGCTGGGCGGCAGGATTTGGAATAATGACAGGTTCCATGGTGGTGGCACTAATTTTATTTCTGTTGGGAATCAAGAAATACCGAAAGCAAGGACCCCTAGGCAGTCCCTTCCCCAAGGTGGCTCAGGTCTTTGTCGCAGCCGTCAGGAAGCGGCACACCGAGGTCACTACCGGTGACAGTTCGGGTGTGTACTTCAGAGATGACACAAGTCCGCAACAGCCACTTTCTTCCGTACATACCAACCAATTCAG ATTTTTGGACAAGGCAATGGTCATTGACCACTTGGATGCTTCAAGCGAGACCAGAAATCCTTGGAGACTATGTTCACTAAATCAAGTGGAACAAGTAAAGCTCCTCCTACGCCTCATTCCCATATGGATGTGCTGCTTAATGTTTGCTGTAGTCCAGTCATTTGTGCAGACCTTCTTcaccaaacaaggaagcacaaTGATCCGGTCAATAGGTTCATTTCAGATTCCCCAAGCTTCCCTCCTAATCTTCGTTGGTCTCACCATCATAGTTGTCATTCCAATCTACGACCGTGTTTTTGTCCCAACTGCCCGAAAATTCACCGGACATCCCTCAGGTATTACCATGCTACAAAGAATTGGCACTGGCCTATTAATATCAATAATCACTATGGTTGTTGCAGCTGTGGTAGAAGCCAAAAGGGTAAAGATTTTAGGAGATCACAACCTCCTGGACAATCCGAAAGCAATTGTTCCAATGAGAGTGTGGTGGTTAGTTCCTCAGTATGTGATATCTGGTTTGTCTGATGTATTTGCGTTTGTTGGAATCCAAGAGTTGTTCTATGATCAAATGCCGGAGGCAATGAGAAGCTTGGGAGCAGCATTTTACCTCAGCGTCACCGGAGTTGGAAACTTCATAAGCAGTGGGATAATAACGTTGGTTCAAGTAATTAGCTCTAAGTATGGTGAAAAATGGATTAGTGACAATATCGATCGCGCACACCTCGATTACTTTTACTGGGTAATTGCAGCTCTGAGCACATTGAATTTGTGCATTTACGTGTGGATTGCTAAAGGATTTCTATACAAAAAAAGTTGA